The proteins below are encoded in one region of Apodemus sylvaticus chromosome 13, mApoSyl1.1, whole genome shotgun sequence:
- the LOC127664021 gene encoding vomeronasal type-2 receptor 116-like isoform X2, with amino-acid sequence MKKLCAFITSFLLLKFSLILCCLTEPICFWRIKNNEDNDVGLKNDCGVDLWTIEGHIEENLYNKIIDFRIPARCFEFFLVMFFATEEINENPYLLPNMTLMFIISVGHIQDTLGFLDSLHSQPNNSPYFTNYVCANYKLCNVQLTGPSWKTSAKLAFHSWSPKVFFGPFSPNLSDHEQFSVVHQIATKDTHLPHGMVSMMLHFRWTWIGLVISDDDQGIQFLSDIREEMQRHGICLAFVNVIPDTMQTYMTNALIYDKQIMTSSAKVVIIYGERNSTLEVSFRRWEYLGAQRIWITTSQWDVITSKKKFSLDFFYGTVTFAHHSGEMPKFRNFVQTMDTDEYPVNISESMLGWNYFNCSIPKNRKKMEHFKFNNIFEWTALHKYDMALSEEGYNLYNAVYAVAHTYHELILQQVESQNPEEFKGIFTDCEKVSSMLKARVFTNPVGELVNMNHRENQCAEYDIFIIWNFPQGFGFKVKIGSYFPCFPQMQQLHIYEDVEWTIGGTPVPSSLCSMPCTAGFRKLHQRETADCCFDCVQCPENEVSNETDMEQCMRCADDKYANLEQTHCLQRAVSFLAYEDTLGLALCSTALSFSVMTILVLFTFVKYKDTSIVKANNHILSYILLISLVFCFLCSLLFIGHPNQATCILQQTTFGIFFTVAVSTVLAKTITVVMAFKLTTPGRRMRGMLRLGAPNLVIPICTLIQLVLCGIWLVTSPPFIDRDIQSEHGKTVIICNKGSVIAFHVVLGYLGSLALGSFSVAFLARNLPDRFNEAKFLTFSMLVFCSVWITFLPVYHSTRGKIVVVVEVFSILTSSAGLLGCIFVPKCYVILVRQDSSIIQKYKDKLLH; translated from the exons ATGAAGAAGCTGTGTGCTTTCATTACTTCATTTTTGCTCCTGAAGTTTTCTCTCATTTTGTGCTGTTTGACAGAACCCATTTGCTTTTGGAGGATAAAGAATAATGAGGATAATGATGTGGGTTTGAAAAATGATTGTGGTGTTGACCTTTGGACAATCGAGGGACATATTGAAgagaatttatataataaaattattgattttag aataccagCAAGATGTTTTGAGTTTTTTCTGGTAATGTTTTTTGCTACTGAGGAGATCAACGAGAATCCTTACCTTTTACCCAATATGACTTTGATGTTCATCATCTCTGTTGGTCATATTCAAGATACATTGGGATTTCTGGATAGTCTACATTCACAACCAAACAATAGCCCGTATTTTACTAATTACGTCTGTGCAAACTATAAACTTTGTAATGTACAGCTTACTGGACCATCATGGAAAACATCTGCTAAACTGGCATTTCATTCTTGGTCACCAAAG gttttctttggaccatttagtCCTAACCTAAGTGACCATGAACAGTTTTCCGTTGTCCATCAGATAGCCACCAAGGACACACATTTACCCCATGGCATGGTCTCCATGATGCTTCATTTCagatggacttggataggacTGGTCATCTCAGATGATGACCAGGGAATTCAGTTTCTTTCAGatataagagaagaaatgcaaaggcatgggatctgtttagcttttgtgaatgtgatcccagataccatgcagacatacatgacaaATGCtcttatatatgataaacaaattatgacatcttcagcaaaggttgttatcatttatggtgaaaggaactccactttagaagtcagctttagaagatgggaatatttaggtgctcagagaatctggatcacaACTTCGCAATGGGATGTTATCACAAGTAAAAAGAAATTCAGCCTTGATTTCTTCTATGGGACTGTCACTTTTGCACACCACAGCGGTGAGATGCCTAAATTTAGGAATTTTGTGCAAACTATGGACACTGACGAATACCCAGTAAACATTTCTGAGTCTATGCtggggtggaattattttaattgttcaatccctaagaacagaaagaaaatggaacattttaaattcaacaaCATATTTGAATGGACAGCACTGCAcaaatatgacatggccctgagtgaagaaggttacaatttgtataatgctgtgtatgctgtggcccacacctaccatgaactcattcttcaacaagtagagtCTCAAAATCCAGAAGAATTCAAAGGAATATTTACTGACTGTGAGAAG GTGTCTTCCATGCTGAAGGCCAGGGTGTTTACTAACcctgttggagaactggtgaaTATGAATCATAGGGAAAATCAGTGTGcagaatatgacattttcatcatttggaattttccacaaggctttggatttaaagtgaaaataggaagctattttcctTGCTTCCCACAAATGCAACAACTTCACATATATGAAGATGTGGAGTGGACCATAGGAGGAACTCCA GTTCCCTCCTCCTTGTGTAGTATGCCATGTACTGCTGGATTTAGGAAACTTCATCAGAGAGAGACAGCAGACtgttgctttgattgtgttcagtgcccagaaaatgaggtttccaatgaaacag ATATGGAACAATGCATGAGGTGTGCAGATGATAAGTATGCCAACTTGGAGCAAACTCACTGCCTTCAAAGAGCTGTGTCATTTCTGGCTTATGAAGATACCTTGGGGCTTGCTCTATGCTCCACTGCTCTGTCCTTCTCAGTCATGACAATTCTAGTTCTCTTCACTTTTGTGAAGTACAAGGATACTtctattgtgaaggccaataatcACATTCTcagttacatcctgctcatctctctagtgttctgttttctctgctcattgctcttcattggacatcccaaccaggccacctgcatcctgcagcagaccacatttggaatatttttcacagtggctgtttctacagtgttggccaaaacaataactgtagtcatggctttcaagctcactactccagggAGAAGGATGAGGGGGATGCTGAGATTGGGGGcacctaacttggtcattcccatttgtaccctgatacaacttgttctctgtggcatctggttggtaacatctcctccctttattgacagggatatacaatctgaacatggaaAGACTGTaattatttgcaacaaaggctcagtcattgcTTTCCATGTTGTACTGGGATACTTGGGTTCCTTGGCTCTGGGGAGCTTCtctgtggctttcctggctaggaaccttcctgacagatttaacgaagccaagttcctaactttcagcatgctggtgttctgcagtgtctggatcacctttctccctgtctaccatagcaccagggggaagatcgtggtggttgtggaggtcttctccatccTGACTTCCAGTGCAGGAttgctagggtgtatctttgtcccaaagtgttatgttattttagttagacAAGATTCAAGTATTATACAGAAGTACAAAGACAAATTGCTTCATTGA
- the LOC127664021 gene encoding vomeronasal type-2 receptor 116-like isoform X1: MKKLCAFITSFLLLKFSLILCCLTEPICFWRIKNNEDNDVGLKNDCGVDLWTIEGHIEENLYNKIIDFRIPARCFEFFLVMFFATEEINENPYLLPNMTLMFIISVGHIQDTLGFLDSLHSQPNNSPYFTNYVCANYKLCNVQLTGPSWKTSAKLAFHSWSPKVFFGPFSPNLSDHEQFSVVHQIATKDTHLPHGMVSMMLHFRWTWIGLVISDDDQGIQFLSDIREEMQRHGICLAFVNVIPDTMQTYMTNALIYDKQIMTSSAKVVIIYGERNSTLEVSFRRWEYLGAQRIWITTSQWDVITSKKKFSLDFFYGTVTFAHHSGEMPKFRNFVQTMDTDEYPVNISESMLGWNYFNCSIPKNRKKMEHFKFNNIFEWTALHKYDMALSEEGYNLYNAVYAVAHTYHELILQQVESQNPEEFKGIFTDCEKVSSMLKARVFTNPVGELVNMNHRENQCAEYDIFIIWNFPQGFGFKVKIGSYFPCFPQMQQLHIYEDVEWTIGGTPVPSSLCSMPCTAGFRKLHQRETADCCFDCVQCPENEVSNETADMEQCMRCADDKYANLEQTHCLQRAVSFLAYEDTLGLALCSTALSFSVMTILVLFTFVKYKDTSIVKANNHILSYILLISLVFCFLCSLLFIGHPNQATCILQQTTFGIFFTVAVSTVLAKTITVVMAFKLTTPGRRMRGMLRLGAPNLVIPICTLIQLVLCGIWLVTSPPFIDRDIQSEHGKTVIICNKGSVIAFHVVLGYLGSLALGSFSVAFLARNLPDRFNEAKFLTFSMLVFCSVWITFLPVYHSTRGKIVVVVEVFSILTSSAGLLGCIFVPKCYVILVRQDSSIIQKYKDKLLH; this comes from the exons ATGAAGAAGCTGTGTGCTTTCATTACTTCATTTTTGCTCCTGAAGTTTTCTCTCATTTTGTGCTGTTTGACAGAACCCATTTGCTTTTGGAGGATAAAGAATAATGAGGATAATGATGTGGGTTTGAAAAATGATTGTGGTGTTGACCTTTGGACAATCGAGGGACATATTGAAgagaatttatataataaaattattgattttag aataccagCAAGATGTTTTGAGTTTTTTCTGGTAATGTTTTTTGCTACTGAGGAGATCAACGAGAATCCTTACCTTTTACCCAATATGACTTTGATGTTCATCATCTCTGTTGGTCATATTCAAGATACATTGGGATTTCTGGATAGTCTACATTCACAACCAAACAATAGCCCGTATTTTACTAATTACGTCTGTGCAAACTATAAACTTTGTAATGTACAGCTTACTGGACCATCATGGAAAACATCTGCTAAACTGGCATTTCATTCTTGGTCACCAAAG gttttctttggaccatttagtCCTAACCTAAGTGACCATGAACAGTTTTCCGTTGTCCATCAGATAGCCACCAAGGACACACATTTACCCCATGGCATGGTCTCCATGATGCTTCATTTCagatggacttggataggacTGGTCATCTCAGATGATGACCAGGGAATTCAGTTTCTTTCAGatataagagaagaaatgcaaaggcatgggatctgtttagcttttgtgaatgtgatcccagataccatgcagacatacatgacaaATGCtcttatatatgataaacaaattatgacatcttcagcaaaggttgttatcatttatggtgaaaggaactccactttagaagtcagctttagaagatgggaatatttaggtgctcagagaatctggatcacaACTTCGCAATGGGATGTTATCACAAGTAAAAAGAAATTCAGCCTTGATTTCTTCTATGGGACTGTCACTTTTGCACACCACAGCGGTGAGATGCCTAAATTTAGGAATTTTGTGCAAACTATGGACACTGACGAATACCCAGTAAACATTTCTGAGTCTATGCtggggtggaattattttaattgttcaatccctaagaacagaaagaaaatggaacattttaaattcaacaaCATATTTGAATGGACAGCACTGCAcaaatatgacatggccctgagtgaagaaggttacaatttgtataatgctgtgtatgctgtggcccacacctaccatgaactcattcttcaacaagtagagtCTCAAAATCCAGAAGAATTCAAAGGAATATTTACTGACTGTGAGAAG GTGTCTTCCATGCTGAAGGCCAGGGTGTTTACTAACcctgttggagaactggtgaaTATGAATCATAGGGAAAATCAGTGTGcagaatatgacattttcatcatttggaattttccacaaggctttggatttaaagtgaaaataggaagctattttcctTGCTTCCCACAAATGCAACAACTTCACATATATGAAGATGTGGAGTGGACCATAGGAGGAACTCCA GTTCCCTCCTCCTTGTGTAGTATGCCATGTACTGCTGGATTTAGGAAACTTCATCAGAGAGAGACAGCAGACtgttgctttgattgtgttcagtgcccagaaaatgaggtttccaatgaaacag CAGATATGGAACAATGCATGAGGTGTGCAGATGATAAGTATGCCAACTTGGAGCAAACTCACTGCCTTCAAAGAGCTGTGTCATTTCTGGCTTATGAAGATACCTTGGGGCTTGCTCTATGCTCCACTGCTCTGTCCTTCTCAGTCATGACAATTCTAGTTCTCTTCACTTTTGTGAAGTACAAGGATACTtctattgtgaaggccaataatcACATTCTcagttacatcctgctcatctctctagtgttctgttttctctgctcattgctcttcattggacatcccaaccaggccacctgcatcctgcagcagaccacatttggaatatttttcacagtggctgtttctacagtgttggccaaaacaataactgtagtcatggctttcaagctcactactccagggAGAAGGATGAGGGGGATGCTGAGATTGGGGGcacctaacttggtcattcccatttgtaccctgatacaacttgttctctgtggcatctggttggtaacatctcctccctttattgacagggatatacaatctgaacatggaaAGACTGTaattatttgcaacaaaggctcagtcattgcTTTCCATGTTGTACTGGGATACTTGGGTTCCTTGGCTCTGGGGAGCTTCtctgtggctttcctggctaggaaccttcctgacagatttaacgaagccaagttcctaactttcagcatgctggtgttctgcagtgtctggatcacctttctccctgtctaccatagcaccagggggaagatcgtggtggttgtggaggtcttctccatccTGACTTCCAGTGCAGGAttgctagggtgtatctttgtcccaaagtgttatgttattttagttagacAAGATTCAAGTATTATACAGAAGTACAAAGACAAATTGCTTCATTGA